The proteins below come from a single Gimesia chilikensis genomic window:
- a CDS encoding UbiD family decarboxylase — protein sequence MNSTRMMNADQLADFVADFEEHGQLVRVSAPVESELEIAAITEQVLKTASTDPSPALLFDQVRGHKVPVLTNLYGSLPRMLQILRSDSLDAVADRIAGLVAPDLPEGWFDSLKIIPQFSQLLNIKPRTVKTASCQQVVKLGRDVNLSEFPLLRNWPEEAFPTITAGQIVTQDPELKNRFVNARPIQVISDQQLAIRWSQHDAGYQLLQQFQARQQQMPVAIVLGADPTCLYAAHAPLPSITDPYAFSGFLRNQALELVRCRSVELDVPAQAEIVMEGFIDTTADPLTVGPVANPTGFYSSPTEVFPLRLSAVTHRSNPIWPALIPAAPPSEAGLFAQVTARLFLPLLKLLVPEIVDVHFPAAGMGRYLLFVSIRKSYPHQARRVVNALWSLERLLSLKMIVVVDSDTDVQDEQLVWSRVCTNVNPGRDLIFSEGPGDDDDHSMPVQGIGHKLGLDATRKSAAEGHPRPWPASLSMPAELQEQVQSRLDELGLA from the coding sequence ATGAACAGCACCAGAATGATGAACGCGGACCAGCTGGCTGATTTTGTCGCCGACTTTGAAGAACATGGACAACTCGTCCGCGTCTCTGCTCCCGTCGAGTCGGAACTCGAAATCGCCGCCATCACCGAGCAGGTTCTCAAAACCGCCTCGACTGATCCGTCCCCCGCACTCCTGTTCGACCAGGTCCGCGGCCACAAGGTTCCTGTGCTCACGAATCTGTATGGCAGCCTTCCCCGTATGCTCCAGATTCTGCGCAGCGACAGCCTCGACGCCGTCGCCGATCGCATCGCGGGGCTTGTCGCACCGGATCTCCCCGAAGGCTGGTTCGATTCCCTGAAAATCATTCCCCAGTTCTCGCAGCTGCTCAACATCAAACCCCGCACCGTCAAAACCGCCTCCTGTCAGCAGGTCGTCAAACTGGGTCGCGATGTCAATCTGAGCGAGTTTCCCCTGCTCAGGAACTGGCCCGAAGAAGCGTTTCCCACAATCACCGCCGGCCAGATCGTCACACAGGATCCCGAACTCAAGAACCGCTTCGTCAACGCCCGTCCGATCCAGGTCATCTCCGATCAGCAGCTCGCCATCCGCTGGAGCCAGCACGATGCCGGCTATCAGCTCCTGCAGCAATTCCAGGCCCGCCAGCAGCAGATGCCCGTTGCCATCGTCCTGGGGGCCGATCCGACCTGTCTCTACGCCGCTCATGCGCCACTCCCTTCAATTACCGATCCATACGCCTTCAGCGGCTTCCTCCGCAATCAGGCACTGGAACTCGTTCGCTGTCGCTCTGTCGAACTCGATGTCCCCGCCCAGGCCGAAATCGTCATGGAAGGCTTCATCGATACTACAGCAGATCCACTCACCGTGGGACCCGTTGCTAATCCCACTGGATTCTATAGTTCACCCACTGAAGTATTCCCTTTACGGTTGTCTGCGGTCACACATCGCTCCAATCCGATCTGGCCCGCACTGATTCCCGCTGCTCCACCTTCCGAGGCAGGTCTGTTCGCCCAGGTGACCGCGCGGCTCTTTCTGCCGCTGCTCAAACTGCTGGTCCCTGAAATCGTCGACGTCCATTTCCCCGCCGCAGGCATGGGACGCTACCTGTTATTTGTGAGCATCCGGAAATCTTACCCGCATCAGGCCCGTCGCGTGGTAAATGCATTGTGGAGTCTGGAACGGTTACTATCATTAAAGATGATCGTGGTGGTCGACAGCGACACCGACGTCCAGGACGAACAACTCGTCTGGTCGCGTGTCTGCACCAACGTGAATCCGGGGCGGGACCTGATTTTTTCCGAAGGCCCCGGCGACGACGACGATCACAGCATGCCGGTGCAGGGGATCGGGCATAAGCTCGGTCTGGATGCCACCCGCAAATCCGCAGCGGAAGGGCACCCGCGTCCCTGGCCCGCCTCCCTGAGCATGCCTGCAGAACTACAAGAGCAGGTTCAGAGCCGCCTGGATGAACTCGGCCTGGCCTGA